In Nakamurella flava, a single genomic region encodes these proteins:
- a CDS encoding MATE family efflux transporter — MSLTREILRLAVPSLGALLAEPIFLLVDAAIVGHLGTAQLAGVGIASTVLATLVGLSVFLAYGTTAAVARALGAGDLGRGLSAGIAGLYLAAGIGVALIVLGLPLAHPVLAAFGAGPDETAYATTFLRWSLLGLPGMLVVLAATGVLRGLQDTRTPLLVAVAGAVVNVALNLLFVLGLGWGVAGSAIGTALTQTAMGAVLVTVVATSSRPHGTSLRPDLGHIRGAGRAGVPLLLRTLTLRLAIIATAVVAARLGVAALAAHQVVMALFNLLALALDALAIAAQALTGKALGEGDGPRVRALTRTLLWWGVGAGLVLTAIFVAGHGLAGSLFTDDPAVRAAIAAGVLVLAVGQPLAGWVFVLDGVLIGAGDGPYLAWAGLLNLVVYLPAVIAVAVWAPDGPAGLAWLWAAFVVAFLGSRSVTLGLRYRRDTWMVLGAARA, encoded by the coding sequence GTGAGCCTGACCCGGGAGATCCTCCGCCTCGCCGTGCCCTCCCTGGGTGCGTTGCTGGCCGAGCCGATCTTCCTGCTGGTCGACGCGGCGATCGTGGGGCACCTGGGCACGGCGCAGCTGGCGGGGGTGGGGATCGCGTCGACGGTGCTGGCCACGCTGGTCGGGTTGTCGGTGTTCCTGGCCTACGGCACCACCGCCGCGGTGGCCCGGGCACTCGGGGCGGGTGATCTCGGCCGCGGGTTGAGCGCGGGCATCGCCGGGCTGTACCTGGCCGCCGGGATCGGCGTCGCCCTGATCGTCCTCGGCCTGCCGCTGGCCCACCCCGTCCTGGCGGCCTTCGGAGCCGGACCCGACGAGACCGCCTACGCGACGACGTTCCTGCGCTGGTCACTGCTCGGACTTCCGGGGATGCTCGTCGTACTGGCCGCCACCGGGGTGCTCCGCGGCCTGCAGGACACCCGCACCCCGTTGCTGGTGGCGGTGGCCGGGGCGGTCGTGAACGTGGCCCTCAATCTGCTGTTCGTCCTGGGCCTGGGCTGGGGGGTGGCCGGTTCGGCGATCGGGACGGCGCTCACCCAGACCGCCATGGGCGCCGTCCTCGTCACCGTGGTCGCGACCTCGTCCCGCCCGCACGGCACGTCGTTGCGACCCGACCTCGGACACATCCGCGGGGCCGGCCGAGCGGGCGTCCCCCTGCTGCTGCGCACGCTGACCCTGCGGCTCGCGATCATCGCCACCGCCGTCGTGGCTGCCCGCCTGGGGGTCGCCGCTCTGGCCGCCCACCAGGTGGTGATGGCTCTGTTCAACCTGCTCGCGCTGGCCCTGGACGCGTTGGCCATCGCCGCGCAGGCCCTCACCGGCAAGGCGCTCGGGGAGGGCGACGGCCCACGGGTCCGCGCGTTGACCCGCACGCTGCTGTGGTGGGGCGTCGGCGCGGGCCTGGTGCTCACCGCCATCTTCGTCGCCGGTCACGGCCTCGCCGGCTCCCTGTTCACCGACGACCCGGCGGTCCGCGCCGCGATCGCCGCCGGGGTGCTGGTGCTGGCCGTCGGGCAGCCGTTGGCCGGGTGGGTGTTCGTGCTGGACGGCGTACTGATCGGCGCAGGCGACGGCCCCTACCTGGCCTGGGCCGGGCTGCTCAACCTGGTCGTCTACCTACCCGCGGTCATCGCCGTCGCAGTCTGGGCACCGGACGGGCCCGCCGGTCTGGCCTGGTTGTGGGCGGCGTTCGTCGTCGCGTTCCTGGGGTCCCGGTCGGTCACGCTGGGTCTGCGGTACCGCCGGGACACCTGGATGGTGCTCGGCGCCGCCCGCGCCTGA